A genome region from Blautia coccoides includes the following:
- a CDS encoding helicase — protein MLEPCEGKLSRTVLRGEGGSNTADLLDQLIESKQKFISQIMTSKSPVRSCEDVDDTALSYAEVKALATGNPAIKEKMALDVEVSKLKLLKANFVSNHYRLEDDIAKNFPQQIAVLKESIEGYKADLEKYQANKITDPEKFVMEVGGTVFYEKKEAGAALLAVCQSMKQADAMINVGQYQGFSIRLKFDSWNKEFILSLKNENVYRVSLGSDENGNIIRINNALEAIPQKLAEAERKLETVQGQLKNAMEEVKKTFPKEEELNQKLERLSELNALLNMDEKEAVMEGEGEQDEEKEEHQSLHDRITAIKQNSQRQDGKEPAMRTTEACIG, from the coding sequence GTGCTTGAGCCGTGTGAGGGGAAACTCTCACGCACGGTTCTTAGAGGGGAAGGCGGTAGTAATACCGCTGACCTACTCGACCAGCTGATCGAAAGCAAGCAGAAATTCATTTCCCAGATCATGACCAGCAAATCACCGGTACGAAGCTGCGAGGATGTGGACGATACGGCATTGTCCTATGCGGAAGTAAAAGCCCTGGCAACAGGGAATCCGGCAATCAAGGAAAAAATGGCACTGGATGTGGAAGTATCGAAGCTGAAACTGCTGAAAGCGAATTTTGTGAGCAACCATTACCGGCTGGAAGATGATATTGCAAAGAATTTCCCACAGCAGATAGCAGTACTTAAGGAAAGCATCGAAGGATACAAAGCGGATCTGGAAAAGTATCAGGCAAATAAGATCACGGATCCGGAGAAATTTGTGATGGAAGTCGGTGGCACGGTATTTTATGAGAAAAAAGAGGCAGGAGCAGCCCTTCTTGCTGTCTGCCAGTCCATGAAACAGGCAGATGCCATGATCAATGTCGGACAGTATCAGGGGTTCTCCATCCGCTTAAAGTTTGATTCCTGGAACAAGGAATTTATCCTTTCCCTGAAAAATGAAAATGTATATCGTGTCAGCCTTGGTTCCGATGAAAATGGTAATATCATCAGGATCAATAACGCATTGGAAGCAATTCCACAAAAGCTGGCAGAAGCAGAGCGAAAGCTTGAGACAGTGCAGGGACAACTGAAAAATGCGATGGAAGAGGTAAAAAAAACGTTCCCGAAAGAGGAAGAACTGAACCAGAAACTGGAACGTCTCTCGGAACTGAATGCCTTGCTGAACATGGATGAAAAGGAAGCTGTGATGGAGGGGGAAGGAGAGCAGGACGAGGAGAAAGAAGAACATCAGTCTCTTCATGACAGAATTACTGCCATCAAGCAGAACAGTCAGAGACAGGATGGAAAAGAGCCTGCAATGAGAACGACGGAAGCGTGTATCGGATAG
- a CDS encoding group II intron maturase-specific domain-containing protein, producing MVLDGLEIQIRKKYHKTKRDGKAYFPKVNFIRYADDFIVTGESRELLEAGVLPIIRKFLSERGLELSEEKTAITHIEDGFDFLGCNIRWYKDKLLTKPSKKNYKAIVNKIRGIIKQNPSMKQEDLIRKLNPVIRGWVNFQKYNVSSQAFDRFDFDVWRCLWRWCKRRHPKKSHKWIAKKYFRKVGTRNWTFSVNMADSFELHLIYATDTKIIRWLKTKSEATPFDERFTEYFEDRDTKRMLREINGRKKLNALYKMQKGICPHCGEPITVERGFRIHTEVGADFKEKNVLLHADCHRELHYSKNVDELVLLTQGL from the coding sequence ATGGTGTTGGATGGTCTGGAAATCCAGATTAGGAAGAAATACCACAAAACTAAAAGGGATGGAAAAGCATATTTTCCAAAAGTGAACTTTATACGTTATGCTGACGATTTCATCGTCACAGGCGAAAGCAGAGAGCTTTTGGAAGCGGGTGTTCTCCCGATTATCCGGAAATTTTTATCAGAGAGAGGGTTGGAACTGTCAGAAGAAAAGACAGCGATTACCCATATCGAAGATGGTTTTGATTTTCTCGGATGTAATATACGGTGGTACAAAGACAAGCTTCTTACAAAACCATCCAAAAAGAACTATAAAGCCATTGTGAATAAGATACGGGGGATCATAAAGCAAAATCCATCTATGAAGCAGGAAGATTTGATAAGAAAGTTAAATCCGGTCATCAGAGGATGGGTGAATTTCCAAAAGTATAATGTCTCCTCGCAGGCGTTTGACAGGTTTGATTTCGATGTATGGAGATGTCTGTGGAGATGGTGCAAACGTAGGCATCCGAAGAAAAGCCACAAATGGATAGCTAAGAAATATTTCAGAAAAGTTGGCACAAGGAACTGGACATTCAGTGTAAATATGGCAGACTCATTTGAATTACATCTGATATATGCTACTGATACTAAAATAATAAGGTGGCTGAAAACAAAATCAGAAGCGACACCATTTGACGAGCGTTTCACAGAATATTTTGAGGACAGAGACACAAAGAGAATGCTTCGAGAAATCAATGGAAGAAAGAAATTAAATGCACTGTACAAAATGCAGAAAGGCATTTGTCCGCATTGTGGTGAACCTATCACAGTGGAACGGGGATTTCGAATCCATACGGAAGTGGGAGCAGATTTTAAAGAAAAGAATGTTTTATTACATGCTGATTGCCACAGAGAACTTCATTACTCGAAAAATGTTGATGAACTGGTTCTGCTAACGCAGGGCTTATAA
- a CDS encoding tyrosine-type recombinase/integrase gives MNTNSTDFAQLVTGFLTDFLPLQRNYSRNTVLSYKDALKLFAVFLTEYKKIRLTDFTMQSFDRVLIIEYLEWLRNRGCSVSTANQRLAAIKSFSEYAGVRCLEYLAPLQLVQGIKSQKAAMREIAFLSPDQIRELINYPDINTENGLRHRVILTLLYDSGCRVQELCDMAIRDIQTGDNPTVRLHGKGNKYRTVAIARNTAKLVSEYIKRQRRNISTDQPLVVNQRQAKLSRDGVNYIIRKYVHEIRSKDQSFPEIHAHGFRHSKAMHMLEAGINIVYIRDFLGHEDISTTMVYIRADNRLKTEAVNKLAPKVTGEAEFPDWTKDTDLMSFLNSFK, from the coding sequence ATGAACACGAATTCTACTGATTTTGCCCAACTGGTCACAGGGTTCCTGACAGATTTCCTGCCGTTGCAGAGAAACTATTCCAGGAATACGGTTCTCAGCTATAAAGATGCCTTAAAGCTGTTTGCTGTTTTTCTGACCGAATACAAAAAGATCCGGCTTACAGATTTCACTATGCAAAGCTTTGACCGCGTTCTCATCATAGAGTATCTTGAATGGCTGAGAAACAGGGGATGCAGTGTTTCCACAGCGAATCAACGGCTGGCAGCTATCAAATCTTTTTCTGAGTATGCTGGTGTGCGGTGTTTGGAATACCTTGCGCCACTGCAGCTTGTGCAGGGAATCAAATCCCAAAAAGCCGCAATGCGTGAGATTGCTTTCCTGTCACCTGATCAGATCCGGGAGTTGATCAACTATCCGGATATCAATACGGAAAATGGACTGCGTCACCGGGTGATCCTGACACTTCTTTATGACAGCGGGTGTCGTGTGCAGGAACTCTGTGATATGGCGATCCGGGATATCCAGACTGGGGACAATCCCACAGTGCGTCTCCATGGTAAAGGGAATAAATACCGTACAGTAGCGATTGCCCGTAATACAGCAAAACTGGTTTCTGAATACATCAAACGACAGCGAAGGAATATTTCAACCGATCAGCCTTTGGTTGTCAACCAGAGACAGGCAAAGTTGAGCCGTGACGGAGTCAACTATATCATTCGGAAGTATGTACATGAAATCCGGAGTAAGGATCAATCTTTTCCAGAAATCCATGCACACGGTTTCCGGCACAGCAAAGCAATGCACATGTTGGAAGCCGGGATCAACATCGTTTACATCCGGGACTTCCTTGGCCATGAGGATATTTCCACCACAATGGTCTATATCAGGGCAGACAACCGTTTGAAAACAGAAGCAGTCAATAAACTTGCTCCGAAAGTAACCGGTGAAGCAGAATTCCCGGATTGGACGAAAGATACGGATCTCATGTCATTCCTGAATTCATTTAAGTGA
- a CDS encoding tyrosine-type recombinase/integrase, which yields MGDSGFNSVFRDEFCGLITLKQSLGFKYEAETAAFRRIDTFFCQHQLTEKRISQDLCDHWCQKRSYESAANHAHRISSLRVFCKYLNSVGIPAYIPPHGLTRHPEKYDAHIYTPDELERFFTAVDASQSVPSECPYRALVMPVFFRILYTSGMRVSELRLAKIQDVDLANGYIRVLSGKNQKDRLVPIHPDLVSRCVELKDQIHSSSPEDEFFFLVRPGREMTLQNLYHNFRRYLDKARISHTGRGPRIHDFRHTYCVNLLLKWSKEGKDLLAYLPYMRTMLGHESFEETAYYLKLTSAAFPFVREHLEAAFPDIIQEVAFYEHEFY from the coding sequence ATGGGTGATTCGGGATTCAACAGCGTTTTCCGGGATGAATTCTGTGGACTGATCACTTTAAAACAGTCCCTGGGATTCAAATATGAAGCAGAGACTGCCGCATTCCGCAGGATCGATACGTTTTTCTGCCAACATCAGCTTACTGAAAAGAGGATTTCCCAGGATCTCTGTGATCATTGGTGTCAGAAACGCAGCTACGAAAGTGCAGCGAATCATGCCCACAGGATCAGCAGCCTCCGTGTATTCTGCAAATATCTCAACAGCGTGGGGATACCTGCATATATACCTCCTCATGGACTGACAAGGCATCCGGAGAAATATGACGCACATATCTACACCCCGGACGAGCTGGAACGCTTTTTTACTGCGGTTGATGCCAGCCAGTCTGTACCATCCGAGTGCCCCTACCGGGCCCTTGTCATGCCGGTGTTTTTTCGGATCCTTTATACAAGTGGAATGAGGGTATCCGAGCTGCGACTGGCAAAGATCCAGGACGTAGACCTCGCAAATGGCTATATCCGGGTCCTTTCGGGAAAAAACCAGAAGGACCGGCTCGTACCGATCCATCCGGATCTTGTTTCCAGATGTGTGGAACTGAAGGATCAGATCCACAGCAGCTCACCGGAGGATGAATTCTTTTTTCTGGTGCGGCCCGGGCGTGAAATGACACTGCAGAACCTGTACCATAACTTCCGGCGGTATCTGGACAAAGCTAGGATCTCTCATACAGGACGTGGTCCCCGCATCCATGACTTCCGGCATACTTACTGTGTGAACCTTCTCTTAAAGTGGTCAAAAGAAGGGAAAGACCTGCTGGCGTATCTTCCTTACATGCGTACCATGCTTGGGCACGAAAGTTTTGAAGAGACCGCTTATTATCTGAAACTGACGTCTGCAGCATTCCCGTTTGTTCGAGAACATCTGGAAGCGGCCTTTCCGGATATCATCCAGGAGGTGGCGTTCTATGAACACGAATTCTACTGA
- a CDS encoding site-specific integrase has translation MTIQEITDGLKNLLLDNHYNPVTVQFYEREWKKIQSFLLTEYGDEVFDMERGLAYLEKQYGFQTRYNDGTLSQQRVQILRVVHMLEDYRLHQVLTRRYYASKNPIRLNPYYAGIHTGYCNALLNSGLSKSTIGHYTSISMVFMDYLSQKGIRSVSAVCLDTCNGYLRTLAGYSFKTVEQNVCAIRHFLRYLQGTGMVSADLASEIHMPTVSKKSKIPSVWTTEELQELLHAVDRSSPIGKRDYAMILLACILGLRVSDIKNLRFGNFDWSNKKLSIIQHKTHKPLSLPIPDAVGWAVIDYIKNGRPKYYDTDVVFVKHMPPFDPLSDNDHLENRIIFHMRKAGIRRDKDRHSGFHSLRHCAGSMLLEMETPLPVITSIMGHSDTDVTGIYLKTDLKKLSECVLTPPVNAYG, from the coding sequence ATGACAATACAAGAGATCACGGACGGATTAAAAAATCTTTTGTTAGACAACCACTATAATCCAGTTACCGTCCAGTTTTATGAACGTGAATGGAAGAAGATCCAATCGTTTCTGCTGACAGAATACGGAGATGAAGTCTTCGATATGGAACGGGGGCTGGCTTATCTGGAAAAACAGTATGGATTCCAGACCAGATATAATGACGGAACCCTTTCACAGCAGCGGGTACAGATCCTGAGAGTCGTACATATGCTGGAAGATTACCGTCTCCACCAGGTACTGACCCGGAGATACTATGCCTCGAAAAATCCGATCCGGCTGAATCCGTATTACGCTGGTATTCATACTGGCTATTGCAATGCGCTTTTAAATTCAGGGCTCTCGAAAAGCACGATCGGTCATTATACGTCAATCTCTATGGTATTTATGGATTACCTTTCACAAAAAGGAATACGATCAGTCAGTGCTGTCTGTCTGGATACCTGCAATGGATATCTCAGGACATTAGCTGGATACAGTTTTAAAACAGTGGAGCAGAATGTCTGTGCGATACGCCACTTCCTCCGCTATCTCCAGGGAACTGGAATGGTTTCCGCAGACCTGGCTTCAGAGATACATATGCCAACGGTATCCAAAAAGTCAAAGATACCATCTGTCTGGACAACAGAGGAACTGCAGGAGTTGCTGCATGCAGTTGACCGTTCCAGTCCGATCGGGAAAAGAGATTACGCCATGATCCTGCTGGCATGTATTCTTGGGCTGAGGGTCAGCGATATCAAAAATCTCCGGTTTGGCAACTTCGACTGGAGCAATAAAAAACTCTCCATTATCCAGCATAAAACACATAAGCCGCTTTCCCTCCCTATACCGGATGCAGTAGGCTGGGCGGTCATTGATTATATTAAAAACGGACGTCCGAAGTATTATGATACGGATGTGGTTTTTGTAAAGCATATGCCGCCTTTTGACCCGCTTTCGGATAACGATCATCTGGAAAACCGGATTATCTTCCATATGCGCAAAGCAGGCATCCGCAGGGATAAGGACCGTCATTCGGGATTCCACTCCCTGCGTCACTGTGCAGGTTCCATGCTTCTGGAGATGGAAACACCACTCCCCGTTATTACTTCGATCATGGGCCATTCCGATACAGATGTAACAGGCATCTACCTGAAGACGGATCTGAAAAAGCTTTCGGAGTGTGTCCTGACTCCACCGGTGAACGCCTATGGGTGA
- a CDS encoding DEAD/DEAH box helicase family protein, with the protein MDPSHEPDPGTGRGDGGSGDYIQLSLFPTEEEQFGEIRKAAAALTQPAAFFVSDEIVDDVLRTGSGRKNTLFHITAKLVEGIDHEKLRSFLIQEYGTGGKGFEFSGQKFSVWYDGDGMRFRRGESARHNYDRMLTWEEAANRIQDMYDAGTYVSNVIMQNSIKVECDELSSQLALHFRDTGAIRGIYSHTETTERFRAGLDDPEQTREYYQMLVELERDMERHPENYMRYQIRNNPIYKQRVYDLGRSLDWSRQEETVTPPETAFITQDEIDSVLRRGGNVAGGRNRIYEFFLEHHDEKEAADFLKHEYGDGGCTPGIQGSDLSDEWHDAKGIRLSKGQISNPSLTTLVKWKQAASRTRQLIRMEDFLSPEELEKYEERQEAQRLADMEEVKKSLGTKEVPEEVEKVAEVHAEENVEDKPEESGLPLRAEDVQNLVLVNRQYSSVSRTTEYDFTCEIRGEQDILHYTVEYHDDGEGFTIHTEKDDIWERMSEPELERLEMVLEREALYFQYHEDIENAANLEELREVSYSIMENESVYFRQISERVWNEYGEKERALSVEIPAVNFHITDDQLGYGTAKEKFRANVMAIQVLKKCERENRYASPEEQEILSNYVGWGGLPDAFDESKASWSEEYQELKDLLTKDEYAAARESTLNAHYTQPVIIESMYQVLQNLGFEKGNILEPSMGVGNFFGMLPDKLQQSQLYGVELDSISGRIAKLLYPNADIQIKGFEKTDYPNDFFDVAIGNVPFGSYKVNDRQYDKYHFMVHDYFLAKTIDQLRPRGVAALITTKGTMDKASPEVRKYLAERAELLGAIRLPNNAFKANAGTEVSADILFFQKRESISMEEPEWVNLGEDNNGITINQYFITHPEMVLGTMAEVSGPYGMETACLPLEGADLAEQLEDAAAKIHGTMVPAVTAETELDEIMESIPADPAVRNYSFTVVDDHIYYRVNSLMNPVKLPAATAERVKGMVEIREVVRDLIALQMEENATDEAIQELQVKLNQVYDAYTEKYGVIGSNANKRAFSDDSSYCLLCSLEDLNEDGTLKRKADMFTKRTIKKAVAVTSVETAAEALTISLNEKARVDLPYMAGLTGKTEEKVAEELTGVIFRDPVNGQWETADEYLSGNVREKLKTAKIFAENHPEFTSNVNALKQVQPVDLDASEIEVRIGATWIAPEIYRDFMEELFDTPGYLVGRVIDIRYSEASGAWNISGKNADSDRNVLTTATYGTSRINAYKILEETLNLKDVRIYDTKLDAEGNEIRVLNKKETMLATQKQDAIKEAFKDWIFRDQERREKLCRIYNERFNSIRPREYDGSHLTFPGMNPEIELRPHQKNAVAHQLYGDNVLLAHVVGSGKTYEMVAAAMESKRLGIAQKSLFVVPNHLTEQWGAEFLQLYPGANILVATKKDFEPANRKKFCARIAMGSYDAVIIGHSQFERIPLSEERQKKIIEEQIEELEAGIQQAKLETDGSRFTVKQLEKTKKSLRRRLEKLENKEKKDDVVTFEELGIDRLYVDEAHYYKNAFLYTKMRNVAGIAQNEAQKSADMFNKCQYLDEITGGKGITFATGTPVSNSMTELYTMQRYLQYGKLNRMGLGHFDSWASTFGEVVTSIELAPEGTGYRAKSRFARFYNIPELMSMFKEIADIKTADQLELPVPEAEYETVVLKPSEHQKEIVESLGERAEVIRDGGVDSSVDNMLKVTNDGRKLALDQRLVNPLLPDDEDSKICACVEKSFAIWKETASKRSAQLIFCDLSTPKGDGTFNVYDDLKMKLMAKGVPEAEIAFIHDANTEVKKTELFSKVKSGQVRFLLGSTAKMGAGTNVQDRLIALHHLDVGWKPSDLEQREGRIIRQGNRNKKVHIYRYVTEATFDSYMWVRHEVA; encoded by the coding sequence AATTCCATTAAAGTGGAATGTGATGAGCTTTCCAGCCAGCTGGCCCTTCATTTCCGGGATACCGGGGCTATCAGGGGAATATACAGCCATACAGAAACGACCGAAAGGTTCCGTGCAGGTCTGGATGATCCGGAACAGACAAGGGAGTATTACCAGATGCTTGTGGAACTGGAACGGGATATGGAACGTCATCCGGAAAACTATATGAGGTACCAGATCCGGAATAATCCAATATACAAGCAGAGGGTCTATGACCTTGGAAGGTCGCTTGATTGGAGTCGGCAGGAAGAAACCGTAACACCGCCGGAAACAGCTTTTATTACGCAGGATGAGATTGACTCTGTTTTACGGAGGGGTGGAAATGTAGCTGGCGGAAGGAACCGTATCTATGAATTTTTCCTGGAACACCACGATGAAAAAGAAGCAGCCGACTTCTTAAAACATGAGTACGGAGACGGAGGATGCACACCGGGCATCCAGGGAAGCGACCTTTCCGATGAGTGGCATGACGCAAAAGGGATCCGTTTGAGCAAAGGACAGATATCCAACCCAAGCCTGACAACACTGGTCAAGTGGAAACAGGCAGCTTCAAGGACGAGGCAGCTGATCCGGATGGAGGATTTTTTGTCACCGGAAGAGCTGGAAAAATATGAAGAACGGCAGGAAGCCCAGCGGCTTGCTGATATGGAAGAGGTAAAGAAGTCACTGGGAACAAAGGAAGTTCCGGAAGAGGTTGAGAAAGTTGCGGAAGTTCATGCGGAAGAAAATGTGGAAGATAAGCCGGAAGAAAGCGGGCTGCCATTAAGGGCAGAAGATGTGCAGAACCTGGTATTGGTAAACCGCCAGTATTCTTCTGTGAGCAGGACGACGGAGTATGACTTTACCTGTGAGATCCGTGGGGAGCAGGATATCCTGCATTATACGGTGGAATATCACGATGACGGGGAAGGGTTTACTATCCATACGGAAAAAGATGATATTTGGGAGCGGATGTCCGAACCGGAACTGGAACGGCTGGAGATGGTACTGGAACGGGAAGCCCTTTATTTTCAGTATCATGAGGATATTGAAAATGCAGCGAATCTGGAAGAACTCCGGGAAGTCAGCTACAGTATCATGGAAAATGAATCCGTTTATTTCCGTCAAATATCGGAACGTGTCTGGAATGAGTATGGGGAAAAGGAACGTGCATTATCTGTTGAGATACCAGCAGTCAATTTTCATATCACGGATGACCAGCTGGGCTACGGAACAGCAAAAGAAAAATTCAGAGCCAATGTGATGGCGATCCAGGTTCTGAAAAAATGTGAAAGAGAGAACCGTTATGCATCACCAGAGGAGCAGGAAATTCTGTCAAACTATGTTGGCTGGGGAGGATTGCCGGATGCCTTTGATGAAAGCAAAGCCTCCTGGAGTGAGGAGTATCAGGAACTGAAAGATCTGCTTACAAAAGATGAATATGCGGCGGCAAGGGAATCCACGTTGAATGCCCATTATACACAGCCTGTTATCATCGAGAGCATGTATCAGGTGCTTCAGAATCTGGGATTTGAAAAGGGCAACATCCTGGAACCATCCATGGGTGTAGGAAACTTTTTTGGAATGCTTCCGGACAAGTTACAGCAGTCCCAGCTTTATGGAGTGGAACTGGACAGCATCAGCGGCAGGATCGCAAAACTGCTTTATCCGAACGCTGATATCCAGATCAAAGGATTTGAAAAGACCGATTATCCCAATGATTTTTTTGATGTGGCAATCGGAAATGTCCCTTTTGGTTCCTATAAAGTGAATGACCGCCAGTATGACAAGTATCATTTTATGGTCCATGATTATTTCCTTGCAAAGACCATTGACCAGTTACGGCCGCGTGGTGTGGCTGCCCTGATCACAACCAAAGGAACCATGGATAAAGCATCGCCGGAGGTCAGGAAGTATCTTGCAGAGCGGGCAGAGCTTCTAGGGGCGATCCGTCTTCCGAACAATGCTTTTAAGGCGAATGCGGGAACCGAAGTCAGTGCAGACATCCTGTTCTTCCAGAAAAGGGAGAGCATTTCCATGGAAGAGCCGGAATGGGTTAATCTGGGAGAGGATAATAATGGGATTACCATAAACCAGTATTTTATTACCCACCCGGAAATGGTACTTGGAACGATGGCAGAGGTGTCCGGACCATATGGCATGGAGACTGCCTGTCTTCCGCTGGAAGGGGCAGACCTGGCGGAACAGCTGGAAGATGCCGCAGCAAAAATCCATGGAACGATGGTTCCGGCAGTAACGGCAGAAACAGAACTGGATGAGATCATGGAAAGCATTCCTGCGGATCCGGCTGTCCGTAACTACAGTTTTACTGTGGTGGATGACCATATCTATTACCGGGTAAATTCCCTGATGAATCCGGTGAAGCTGCCGGCAGCTACGGCGGAACGTGTAAAGGGTATGGTAGAGATCCGTGAGGTAGTCCGGGACTTGATCGCCCTGCAGATGGAAGAAAATGCAACGGATGAGGCGATACAGGAGCTTCAGGTCAAACTGAATCAGGTCTATGACGCTTATACGGAAAAATATGGGGTCATCGGAAGCAATGCAAACAAACGGGCATTCTCCGATGACTCTTCTTATTGTCTGCTTTGTTCGTTGGAGGATCTTAATGAAGATGGTACATTGAAACGGAAAGCGGATATGTTTACCAAGCGGACGATTAAGAAAGCAGTGGCTGTGACCAGTGTTGAAACTGCGGCGGAAGCCCTGACGATTTCCCTGAATGAAAAAGCAAGGGTTGATCTTCCTTATATGGCAGGGCTGACAGGTAAGACGGAAGAGAAAGTTGCAGAAGAACTGACAGGAGTAATCTTTCGGGATCCGGTCAATGGACAGTGGGAGACTGCGGATGAATATCTATCCGGTAATGTCCGGGAGAAACTGAAAACGGCAAAAATCTTTGCAGAAAACCACCCGGAATTTACCAGCAATGTAAATGCCCTTAAGCAGGTGCAGCCGGTAGACCTGGATGCATCAGAGATTGAAGTCCGGATCGGTGCCACATGGATCGCCCCGGAAATATACCGGGATTTTATGGAAGAACTATTTGATACCCCGGGTTATCTGGTCGGAAGGGTAATTGATATCCGGTATTCGGAAGCCAGCGGTGCATGGAATATCAGCGGTAAAAATGCGGACAGTGACCGGAATGTGCTGACCACAGCAACGTATGGTACCAGCAGGATCAATGCCTATAAGATTCTGGAAGAAACCCTGAATTTAAAAGATGTACGGATCTATGACACAAAGCTGGATGCAGAGGGAAATGAAATCCGTGTGTTGAATAAAAAAGAAACGATGCTGGCAACCCAGAAACAGGATGCAATCAAGGAAGCATTTAAGGACTGGATCTTCAGGGACCAGGAACGGAGGGAAAAACTGTGCCGGATTTATAATGAACGTTTCAATTCCATCCGTCCCAGGGAATACGATGGCAGCCATCTGACCTTTCCGGGAATGAATCCGGAAATAGAGCTTCGTCCGCACCAGAAAAATGCCGTTGCCCATCAGCTTTATGGGGATAATGTCCTGCTTGCCCATGTAGTGGGAAGCGGAAAGACCTATGAGATGGTAGCCGCTGCTATGGAGAGCAAACGTCTTGGCATTGCCCAGAAAAGCCTTTTTGTAGTTCCCAACCACCTTACGGAGCAATGGGGCGCTGAATTTCTACAGCTCTATCCGGGAGCCAATATCCTGGTGGCAACGAAAAAAGATTTTGAACCGGCAAACCGTAAAAAGTTCTGTGCCAGAATCGCAATGGGCAGCTATGATGCAGTGATCATCGGGCATTCCCAGTTTGAGAGGATCCCCTTATCGGAAGAACGCCAGAAAAAGATCATCGAAGAGCAGATTGAAGAACTGGAAGCCGGAATTCAGCAGGCAAAGCTGGAAACTGATGGCAGCCGTTTTACGGTAAAACAGCTGGAAAAGACCAAAAAGAGTCTCAGGAGGCGTCTGGAAAAGCTGGAGAACAAAGAGAAAAAGGATGATGTGGTAACGTTTGAAGAACTGGGGATAGACCGTCTGTATGTGGATGAAGCCCATTATTACAAAAATGCATTCCTTTACACAAAAATGAGGAATGTGGCAGGCATTGCCCAGAATGAAGCACAGAAATCGGCAGATATGTTCAACAAATGCCAGTATCTGGATGAGATCACCGGCGGGAAAGGTATTACATTCGCTACAGGCACACCGGTCAGCAACAGCATGACGGAACTTTATACCATGCAGCGTTACCTGCAGTATGGCAAACTGAACCGGATGGGACTGGGACATTTTGATTCCTGGGCTTCCACCTTTGGTGAGGTTGTGACCAGTATCGAACTGGCTCCGGAAGGTACCGGATACCGGGCAAAATCCAGATTTGCCAGGTTTTACAATATCCCGGAACTGATGAGCATGTTCAAAGAGATTGCTGACATTAAGACGGCAGACCAGCTGGAACTTCCGGTGCCGGAAGCGGAATATGAAACGGTGGTGTTAAAACCATCTGAACATCAGAAAGAGATCGTGGAGAGCCTTGGAGAACGTGCAGAGGTGATACGGGACGGAGGTGTGGATTCCTCAGTTGACAATATGCTGAAAGTGACCAATGATGGAAGGAAGCTGGCACTGGATCAGCGTCTTGTTAATCCATTGCTTCCGGATGATGAGGATAGTAAAATCTGTGCCTGTGTGGAAAAGAGCTTTGCTATCTGGAAAGAGACCGCATCAAAACGGTCAGCCCAGCTCATTTTTTGCGACCTCAGCACACCGAAAGGGGATGGGACATTCAATGTTTATGACGATTTAAAAATGAAACTTATGGCAAAAGGAGTACCGGAAGCAGAGATTGCTTTTATCCATGATGCCAATACGGAAGTGAAGAAAACGGAGCTGTTCAGTAAAGTAAAATCCGGACAGGTTCGTTTTTTACTGGGCTCTACCGCTAAAATGGGTGCCGGTACCAACGTGCAGGACCGTCTGATTGCCCTGCATCATCTGGATGTAGGCTGGAAGCCTTCTGACCTGGAACAAAGGGAAGGGCGTATCATCCGTCAGGGCAATAGGAACAAAAAAGTGCATATCTATCGGTATGTGACGGAAGCAACCTTCGACAGTTACATGTGGGTGCGACACGAAGTCGCTTAA